A genomic window from Rhodothermia bacterium includes:
- a CDS encoding glucose-6-phosphate isomerase: MLTLDLSNIVPFLPSEQALSDLKPALEAAHAALLTKTGAGNDFLGWRDLLTTPNLALIEEVATLAKEIRERAEVLLCVGIGGSYLGAKAVIEALSPYFNRSGPEILFAGHHMSGAYLRELLQSLDGKSVYVNVISKSGTTLEPALAFRFLLDWMDARFEDANSRIIATTDPASGALNQLRNNRGFRKFVIPPDVGGRFSVLTPVGLLPIAAAGIDIHALFEGARAECERLTAPENNAALQYAAARFLLHEAGYKTDVLSVFEPKLYPMGAWWQQLYGESEGKNGKGLFPVAMQFSTDLHSLGQYMQDGQRVVAETFLMAKEDKGNIAAPMLAGDLDKLNYLVGKPYTEINQKAYEGTRQAHTDGGVPNMTLWMDAITPHTLGELIYFFEHGVAIGGYLLGINPFDQPGVEAYKKEMFRLLGKP, translated from the coding sequence ATGCTCACCCTTGATCTTTCTAATATCGTTCCGTTTTTGCCATCGGAACAGGCGCTTTCAGACTTGAAACCCGCATTGGAGGCGGCACACGCGGCATTGCTCACCAAAACGGGTGCCGGAAACGACTTTCTGGGATGGCGGGACTTGCTCACCACGCCCAATTTGGCACTCATAGAAGAGGTCGCTACTTTGGCGAAGGAGATTCGCGAGCGGGCGGAGGTCTTGCTTTGTGTGGGCATTGGTGGCTCATACTTAGGGGCAAAAGCCGTTATCGAAGCTCTTTCGCCCTATTTTAATCGTTCAGGCCCGGAAATCCTCTTTGCCGGACACCATATGAGTGGGGCCTATTTGCGCGAGTTGTTGCAATCCTTAGATGGAAAATCGGTTTATGTGAACGTTATTTCCAAATCCGGTACAACCCTTGAACCCGCTTTGGCCTTCCGCTTTTTGTTGGATTGGATGGATGCGCGTTTCGAAGATGCCAACTCTCGTATTATTGCCACTACCGATCCAGCCTCTGGTGCATTAAACCAACTTCGTAACAACCGAGGCTTCCGCAAATTTGTCATTCCACCGGATGTTGGCGGACGCTTCTCCGTCCTTACGCCTGTTGGACTTTTGCCCATTGCCGCCGCAGGAATAGACATCCATGCGTTGTTCGAGGGCGCTCGTGCCGAGTGCGAACGCCTGACTGCGCCCGAAAATAATGCGGCACTACAATATGCCGCTGCCCGCTTCTTGTTGCATGAGGCAGGTTATAAAACCGATGTCCTTTCCGTTTTTGAGCCAAAACTTTATCCCATGGGTGCTTGGTGGCAACAGCTCTATGGCGAGAGTGAAGGCAAAAATGGAAAGGGACTTTTCCCTGTGGCCATGCAGTTTTCAACCGACCTACATTCCCTCGGGCAGTACATGCAAGACGGACAACGGGTGGTAGCCGAGACGTTTTTGATGGCCAAAGAAGATAAGGGCAATATTGCCGCACCGATGTTGGCAGGAGACCTCGATAAACTGAACTACCTCGTCGGGAAGCCCTATACCGAGATCAACCAAAAGGCATACGAGGGCACGCGGCAGGCACATACCGATGGCGGTGTACCCAATATGACCCTCTGGATGGATGCCATTACCCCACACACGCTCGGAGAATTAATTTATTTCTTTGAACACGGGGTAGCGATTGGTGGATATTTGTTGGGGATTAATCCATTTGATCAACCCGGCGTTGAGGCGTATAAAAAGGAGATGTTCCGCCTTTTGGGGAAACCTTAA